One Manihot esculenta cultivar AM560-2 chromosome 18, M.esculenta_v8, whole genome shotgun sequence genomic window carries:
- the LOC110605748 gene encoding receptor protein-tyrosine kinase CEPR2, producing the protein MAKQLLWFLSFLCFSAFSLSFGSDVERQALLEFKGQLKDPLNMLDSWKESDSPCNFSGITCDSTSGKVTEISLDNKSLSGEISPSIFVLESLTTLWLPYNLLSGKLPLEIINCSNLRVLNLTGNQLVGVLPDLSPLRNLEFLDLALNYFSGGFPTWLGNLTGLVELSIGQNEYDEGEIPENIGNLKNLTLLFLADSHLRGEIPESIFELWKLETLDISRNKISGKFPKSISKLQKLTKIELFVNNLTGEMPPELANLTLLREIDISSNQMYGKLPERIGNLKYLKVFQLYDNNFSGELPAGFGEMQHLDGFSIYGNNFSGEFPEILGRFSPLNSIDISDNRFSGSFPRFLCENRNLQYLLALGNRFSGELPDSYAKCKSLLRFRINKNKLSGQIPDGIWALPLVSILDFSDNDFSGQISPKIGLSTSLNQLIMQNNRFSGQLPSELGQLRNLEKLSLQNNSFSGEMPSEIGALKQLSSLHLEENSLTGSIPSKLSDCSRLVDLNLASNYLSGEIPHAFSLMSSLNSLNLSRNKLTGLIPEDLEKLKLSSIDLSGNQFSGRIPSVLLTMGGDKAFLGNMELCVDENSKNIIDSKINFCPRKQNQERSLGNKLVLFSIIIFALAIALAGLLLVRYKNFKQGQVDSESGLNPKWKLASFDQLDIEADEIRNLEEENLIGKGGTGKVYRLDLKRSGCTVAVKQLWKGDGLKLSAAEMEILGKIRHRNILKLYASLLQEGSCFLVFEYMAKGNLFNALHRRIKDDLPELDWHLRHKIALAAAKGIAYLHHDCSPPIIHRDIKSSNILLDDDYEPKIADFGVAKLAEMSCNGCDSSSLAGTHGYIAPEMAYTLKVTEKSDVYSFGVVLLELITGRRPIDEAYGEGKDIVYWVWKHLNDRENVLKVLDSKIRSESVQEDMIKVLKIAILCTTKLPNLRPNMREVVKLLVDADPCNFKSLGSNSEKN; encoded by the exons ATGGCCAAACAACTTCTTTGGTTTCTTTCCTTCCTTTGCTTCTCAGCTTTCTCGCTTTCTTTTGGTTCGGATGTTGAGAGACAGGCCTTGCTTGAATTCAAAGGACAGTTGAAAGACCCTTTGAACATGTTGGATTCTTGGAAAGAATCAGATTCTCCATGCAATTTTTCTGGGATTACCTGCGATTCCACATCTGGGAAAGTGACAGAAATCTCACTTGACAACAAGTCTCTCTCTGGTGAGATTTCACCATCCATTTTTGTTCTTGAGAGCTTGACTACCCTTTGGTTGCCTTATAATTTACTTTCTGGGAAGCTTCCTCTTGAGATTATTAATTGCAGCAATCTTAGAGTATTGAATCTAACTGGAAATCAACTGGTGGGAGTCTTACCTGATCTTTCTCCCTTGAGAAACTTGGAGTTTCTTGATTTGGCGTTGAACTACTTCTCCGGCGGATTTCCGACGTGGTTAGGAAATTTAACAGGACTGGTTGAGCTTTCTATCGGGCAAAATGAATATGATGAAGGTGAAATCCCTGAGAATATTGGAAATCTGAAGAACTTGACGTTGTTATTTCTGGCTGATAGCCATTTGAGGGGAGAGATTCCAGAGTCCATTTTTGAACTATGGAAGCTTGAAACTCTTGATATTTCGAGGAACAAGATCTCTGGGAAATTCCCAAAATCAATTTCTAAATTGCAAAAGCTTACAAAAATTGAGCTTTTTGTCAACAATTTGACAGGGGAGATGCCACCGGAGCTCGCAAATCTCACCCTCTTGAGGGAAATTGATATATCTTCAAATCAGATGTATGGGAAATTGCCTGAGAGAATTGGAAATTTAAAGTATCTGAAAGTGTTTCAGTTATATGATAACAACTTCTCTGGAGAACTGCCTGCTGGTTTTGGAGAGATGCAGCACCTTGATGGGTTTTCAATCTATGGCAACAATTTTTCTGGGGAATTCCCAGAAATTCTAGGCAGATTCTCACCACTGAACAGTATTGATATTTCTGATAATCGATTTTCAGGTAGTTTTCCAAGGTTTTTGTGTGAAAACAGAAATTTACAGTACTTGCTGGCATTAGGAAACAGATTTTCTGGCGAGTTGCCAGATTCGTATGCAAAGTGTAAATCTTTACTGAGGTTCAGGATCAATAAGAACAAACTTTCTGGACAGATTCCAGATGGGATTTGGGCTCTCCCACTTGTCAGCATACTTGATTTCAGTGATAATGATTTCAGTGGGCAGATATCCCCGAAAATTGGGTTGTCTACCAGCTTGAATCAGTTGATTATGCAGAACAACAGGTTTTCAGGTCAGCTTCCTTCTGAACTTGGCCAGTTGAGGAATCTGGAGAAGCTTTCTTTGCAGAATAACAGCTTCTCTGGTGAAATGCCTTCTGAAATCGGTGCTTTGAAGCAATTATCTTCCTTGCATTTGGAAGAAAATTCATTAACAGGTTCCATTCCATCAAAGCTGAGTGATTGCAGTAGACTGGTGGACTTGAATCTTGCTTCTAATTATCTGAGTGGTGAAATCCCACATGCCTTTTCACTGATGAGCTCTTTAAACTCTCTGAACCTTTCTCGAAACAAACTTACTGGTTTGATTCCAGAAGATTTAGAGAAACTGAAGCTTAGTTCCATCGATTTATCTGGAAACCAATTCTCAGGAAGAATTCCATCAGTTCTTTTGACCATGGGTGGTGATAAAGCATTTCTAGGGAACATGGAACTTTGTGTGGATGAGAACTCAAAGAACATCATAGATTCAAAGATAAATTTTTGCCCACGAAAGCAGAATCAGGAACGATCGTTAGGCAATAAGTTGGTCTTGTTCTCTATCATAATATTTGCCTTGGCCATTGCTTTAGCTGGCTTACTACTTGTTAGGTACAAGAACTTCAAGCAAGGTCAAGTAGACAGTGAAAGTGGTTTGAATCCAAAATGGAAACTTGCCTCTTTCGACCAGTTGGATATCGAAGCAGATGAAATTCGTAATCTGGAAGAGGAAAATTTGATTGGAAAAGGTGGTACGGGGAAAGTATACCGCTTGGATTTGAAGAGAAGTGGCTGCACAGTGGCTGTAAAACAACTATGGAAAGGAGATGGTCTCAAGCTTTCAGCAGCCGAAATGGAGATTTTGGGGAAAATCAGACATAGAAATATCCTGAAGCTTTATGCTAGTTTACTCCAAGAAGGATCATGTTTTCTGGTGTTTGAATACATGGCTAAAGGTAATCTATTCAATGCACTTCACAGAAGGATTAAAGATGATCTGCCTGAATTGGATTGGCATCTGAGGCATAAAATAGCTTTGGCTGCTGCTAAAGGAATTGCATATCTGCATCATGATTGCTCGCCACCCATTATTCATAGAGACATAAAATCAAGCAACATTTTACTTGATGATGATTACGAGCCTAAAATTGCTGATTTCGGGGTTGCAAAGCTTGCAGAAATGTCCTGTAATGGTTGTGATAGCAGCTCTCTTGCAGGAACTCATGGATACATTGCTCCTG AGATGGCATACACCCTAAAAGTCACAGAAAAGAGTGATGTTTATAGTTTCGGCGTCGTGCTGCTAGAATTAATCACTGGCAGGAGACCTATTGATGAAGCATATGGTGAAGGGAAAGACATTGTCTACTGGGTTTGGAAACATCTGAACGACCGTGAAAATGTCCTCAAAGTTCTTGACAGCAAGATTAGATCTGAATCTGTCCAAGAGGACATGATTAAGGTCTTGAAGATTGCTATCCTCTGCACAACTAAGCTTCCAAATCTGCGACCTAACATGAGAGAAGTAGTGAAGCTGCTAGTTGATGCTGATCCCTGCAATTTCAAGTCTCTGGGAAGCAATTCAGAGAAAAACTGA